One genomic region from Dehalococcoidales bacterium encodes:
- a CDS encoding energy-coupling factor transporter transmembrane component T — protein sequence MPQFFFNYQNKDNYFHRLNPVVKLVWASSIIIIAMLANHPVILALLLLCTLPTVFAGGIWRQWAVIMQLTLWMGIMVMVINCLANPGGSHLLWQSWFSLPIFGHIRVTLEAIIYGLFMTVRLMAIISAFSVITLTIHPDELLSAMLEMRLPYKTAMMAALSIRFVPTMFEDATRIADAQRSRGLEMDKGSKFERLRRRAPILTSLLSSSLERTIQLAEAMEARAFGSSSKRSRFFRLAFSKLDITMIVFLLLMLLLALYILLSGGISYEYFPSLQRIDLSTKGLVMAILVVSVLAGLVPAARLGESNYHDKV from the coding sequence ATGCCTCAGTTCTTTTTTAATTATCAGAATAAAGACAACTATTTCCACCGGCTTAATCCTGTAGTAAAGCTGGTATGGGCAAGCAGCATCATAATAATCGCCATGCTGGCTAATCACCCGGTAATATTAGCTTTATTACTGTTATGCACACTGCCAACAGTCTTTGCTGGCGGCATTTGGCGGCAATGGGCAGTTATAATGCAGCTGACTCTCTGGATGGGCATCATGGTGATGGTTATTAACTGCCTGGCTAACCCTGGCGGTAGCCATTTATTGTGGCAATCCTGGTTTTCTCTTCCCATATTTGGGCATATACGGGTAACACTGGAAGCAATCATCTACGGATTATTTATGACAGTACGTTTGATGGCGATTATTTCCGCCTTTTCTGTAATTACTCTAACCATCCACCCCGATGAATTGCTATCGGCGATGCTTGAAATGCGCTTGCCATACAAAACCGCGATGATGGCAGCTCTCTCGATAAGATTTGTACCTACCATGTTCGAAGACGCTACTCGCATTGCTGATGCGCAACGCTCCAGAGGTCTCGAAATGGACAAGGGTAGCAAATTTGAACGGTTAAGAAGGAGGGCGCCAATACTAACCTCGCTCCTTTCCTCCTCCCTTGAACGCACTATCCAATTGGCAGAAGCAATGGAAGCTCGTGCATTTGGCAGTTCATCTAAACGGTCACGGTTTTTCAGACTGGCTTTTAGCAAATTAGATATAACAATGATAGTTTTTCTGTTATTAATGCTGCTTCTGGCATTGTATATTCTGCTATCAGGGGGTATTTCTTATGAATACTTTCCTTCACTTCAGAGGATTGACTTAAGCACCAAAGGTTTAGTGATGGCGATACTTGTCGTTTCCGTTCTGGCGGGATTGGTACCTGCAGCTAGATTGGGTGAGAGTAATTATCATGATAAGGTTTAA